The Sardina pilchardus chromosome 5, fSarPil1.1, whole genome shotgun sequence DNA window CTTAAAAAATGCAGATATGCGGTTGTACGCTGAAAACTGTCATTTGCTCCACTAAGGACTTTAAATATGTATCATCTTTTTAGTATTAAATgtaactgataaaaaaaataaaattgaaaattCTCAGCAGTAAAACTACAACAACCCCCTGTAATAATTGCCCCTGTAGGGCAATAAGGGCGGAGTGTCCATCCGTTTCTCGTTCTACGGACACATGCTCTGCTTCCTCAACTGCCACCTGGCTGCGCACATGAACTATGCACTGCAGCGGGTTGACGAGTTTGAGTACATCCTCGACTCCCAGGACTTCGATGTCGACAACACACCGAACATCCTTGACCACAAGTGAGACAACCCTCATGGGTTCTTCAGTTCTACAGTCAGAATTTTTCTGAATTTGTTTTACACTGTCTTTCTTGTTCATTCTCTTACTCTGTCTCACTCAATTACAGATACTCACCCCTTCTCtttgggcatacacacacacacccacacacacacacacacacacacacacacacagagagacacatgcacTTATATGGCTCTTGTGCCTGTGTCCTTTAGAGCGGTCTTCTGGTTTGGTGATCTGAACTTCCGTATCGCTGACCACGGGATGCACTTCCTGCGCTCATCCATCGAGGGCGGCCGCTTCAACCTGCTGTGGACGAAAGATCAGGTACCACCTGCTGCCCAGCACACATGAGCACATCACCACGGGACACTAACTTCAGACAGTAGCAACTACAACAAAATATATGGATgaagatgacgatgatgatgtcattgttattctccttctccttcttcttcttcttcttcttcttcttcttcttattattattattattacagcgcatgaaaattattattattattattattacaatgcaatttgattggctgttggaatcctacaatctgattggctgtgagaaTACTGCAATCCGATTGGCTGTGAGAatactgcaatctgattggctgttggaatcctgcaatttttattggctgttggaattGATTggcagttgtcatcaactatgactcctaccaactgtttcctctgcccacaccTGTTTCTAAATAAACAtttgtttcacatttcatgttttgcattttcatgcactggttatttcctcgaaattacattttctagttactattattgttattatgactgttgttgttcttcttttTATTTGCAGCAGATATGTTTgatggtagtagtagtaatagtaggctacactcttTAAAAAGTGTCCTTGGGATGCTAgtgtagaaccatgcaggcgttaaagaacccttaagagttcctttgatgaacccttcaaaatggtttaatgAACCTTTTAGTGCTGCCATATGAAGCGTGCAAAataaccatttttggttctacagtatatagcaagAGTATAGTTATGTGCATAATAAGTAGTATAGTAGCATAGTATGTAGTCCTTGTATGTCCTTTgcctcagtctgtctctcttggTTGTTGCCATGACAGCTTACtatgatgaagaagaaggaaCCTCTGTTGCAGCAATTTGAGGAGGGGCCTTTACAGTTCAAACCCACCTACAAGTTTGACAGAAACTCTGATACCTATGATTCCAGGTACAGTCTATATCCCCTTGCATCAAGTCTGGAATCAATAATTATTTTTAatgtattgttattatcattatttgttttcttctttgaGGTTAGATTTGCTAAATAACAAGCGGAAAGTCACCAGATATGACCTGTTTGACACTGTGAAAAGTTAGAAACATAGAGATTCACATGTTCcccttttcttccttctcttgGATCCACAGCATTCAGAAGACATGGTTTGGCTTTACGTAAGGTTTTGATCTCTAATGCATGTCCATGTCACAGCATGTCTGTCCTGCTCATCACCACGTCACTCATGCTTCCCCATGCATGTTCTCcatcctccctgtgtgtgtgtgtgtgtgtgtgtgtgtgtgagagagagagagagagggagtgagagagggagagagagagagagaggaaaggagagatagaaaagGGGACCAAAATATTTTTTGATTGTATCAATTTGTAGATAAAAGTCTATCACTTGAGGAGTTTCGCAGGTCTCTTTTTCCTGAAGCTATTTGTTGAAACAAGCAGTATGCAGTTGTGGACTTCTACCGTTTGTGGTCCCACTTCCCACTGGGACAATTCAAATGGTGATATATAGGCACCAAGGTGGATTATGTAGCGAAACCTATTCAAATGTTGTCCGTCATCACAGTGCCATTTCCGGGCCCAACAGGTCTGTCGTCCAAAAAAGTTTACTAGCAGAGCCAGCCTGGTTAagtgtagctgtgcagccagatgatgtAATCAATGGTAATGCCCATTTTATTAGGTTTAGGCAGTGAGTGAGTAGTAGAATGACAATTTTCTCGTAGGCTACTCTACGTTACTGTATAACAACTTCACAACCGAATAGTGGTCTTCAAAAAATGTGAAGAGCTTGTGTTTTCTCCTTACAGTAAGAGGTTACCATGGGGACACTCACCAGGTTGTTAGAGAGAGTTGTGTTTCTACTGATCCTGTAGCGCAAGATGATGGCGATGATACAGGGGCCAACTTTATGAGCAGTGTTGCCGGGCGATAGCCTGACAGGTTCGaatttctgattggatgatcaggACAATTTCCCTGCTGGTTCACATTTTCCAGATAAAAAATGTGTTTCCCACACTCTTATAAAAACTATACaagtttaaagaaccattttgaTGAATCGTTTAAAAttatttaaagaaccatttagggttGCCATATATGaggcatgcaatagaaccatttttggatGTATATAggacttttttgtgtgtattgggAATGTGTAAACATAACACCGGTCAGTATCATTGGCCAGCAAAATAGCTCGAGAAGTGTCCCATGTGTGTCATCCCCTTtcatagcctgtgtgtgtgtgtgtctgtcagggaGAGTGCGCTGCTCCTGCCGCTCACCATGTACAGGCCCAGGCCTCTGCAGCGCTGCAGCACCGGCCTGGCGCTCCTGCTCACCACGCTAACGTGgttcctgctctgtgtgtgcctgggcGGCTGGCGCAGGGAGACGGCCCCCAAGAGGTGGGTGTCCTCGCCACACGGCCCGTAGGGGAGGCAGGGCAggccagggcagggcaggccagggcagggcagggcagggcagggcagggcagggcagggcagggcagggcagggcagggcagggcagggcagggcagggcagggctcgTGTGAGGGCGAGAAGAAGGGGTGGAGGTCCAAAGAAAAAGGTTTGGAGTAGAGCCAAGCGGAAAGAGGAAAATGtttctgtacatacagtatatacattgcCATATGGCAGAATTCTTGAACACagctgttttgccattttgtttGGCAAGTTTTGCACTTCGACACACTGGTGCGAGCAGCCTAATAATCGGCACTATGAAATATTACAATAATCACCTCTTCAGAGAAAACAACGATCAATTTCATTGAGAAGATATGGTAGATATGGGACAGCCTGCTGAAAAATTCCTTGCGATTCCATAAAACACCCAATTCTCTACCTGACAGCTGAGTGCGTGCGTGAGGAGCTTGCACTGCTCACATGTATCACTGCTcatgtacaatatgtgtgtgtgtgtgtgtgtgtgtgtgtgttgtaggatgGTGGCATGTTATGTAAATGCTCCAACATTTTAAGGTTGAGTGTATTGTGCCGTCACCAATCTCCCCCTTTGTTGTTTGCACACAGCTTCTGCATATGGGCACTTACTAACACCACTGACATGTTTGGGTGAATAACGCATGTTGTGTTTAGAAAGTGTCACATTTGCTGTTGGATTAAGATAGCAGATGATATTATGTATAGACGTCACAGAGTAGCAGTTCAGATTTTCAGATGGTTAAACTTAAAATTCAACATTGGCTACATGCTATGGTATAGATCAGGGGGAATCTTTTGGTTATGGCTAAAAGTTCATTGTTAAATGACCGAACTGTGTATAAAAaggatgaaataaaaaatatatataaaaaacatttaTAAGAAGGTTCCTGAACCCATGTCTCTGGCTTTTGAGCTCACAGAACCAACAGCTGAGGACTAACTCTCAGTCTTCCAGTATTCCTCTCTCTGATTGGCCAGTGAAGGATATATAACTCTAACAccagtccttctctctctccgattGGCTAGTGGCAAGAAGAGGAAGCCGGCCTGGACTGACCGCATCCTGTGGCGAATCCGACCCAAGATGGACGATGATGAGGGCTCCACGTCGTCGCTAGTGGACGATGACGAGGAGTACCCCCTGAAGGTGGCGCAGGATGTCTACACCTGTAACATGGAGTACGGCATCAGTGACCACAAGCCCGTCATCGGCATCTTCACCTTGGAGGTGAGGACCAGGGAAGAGGAAGGAAGCACTTGATAGCAACCATTAAACCATTACAGATGCCATGTTTCATTTACCTGTTCAATACGGTTTAATGGCAGTTGCCATTGCCAAAGGGATGCAGTGCTGTAGTAATTAGTGGGGCGTGACTGCAGCACTGTTTAAATGcagctgtgtattttccttccATACATCTTTCTCCATGTCCCTTTTCGTGTCTGTCGCTCTTTCAACCGGCTACACCTACCAAACCACTGACCCCCATCctgtccctcactctctttctcccccccctgttttctctctccctctcctcctccttctctccctctctccctctctcgctcagcTGCGTAAGAGGTTTGAGAAGCCTCTGGTGGCCTTGGAGGCGGAGGGCGTGTGGAGCGCTGACGAGGATGTTCTGGCCTCCTACACCATCCAGGAGGCCTTCCCCGCCTCCGCCTACGACTGGGTCGGCCTCTACAAGGTCAGCTTGTCACCAGCAAGGTCACGACAACAGCACCACAAGAACCTGCATTGATAGTCCTAAACTAAAAGAGAACTTTAATGAAAATGTCCTTTTTCCAAAGTATGGTTTGAGCCTAGTCTTAGACTTGTATACCATTCAAACTGGGAATAACAAAGTGACCATAATACCATGATAAGACAATAATAAGTTCTATTTCGTTGCACAAAGTAACACAGACGGTTTGCCTAAACTGACAATTGAATATGTTTGCGTCGCGTTTTGAGAGATGAATCAAGTTCAATGCTCAGATTGTTCAACGCTAGCATTACGCTAGTGCTACCACGGTTCCGCTGCCggaccatagagaacaataggaaacctgctaCTTGCCACTCCGcagtgtgatccctgccttCTTGCCATTGCACAGATGTAATGCATAAAGATAAATGTAACATCTGTTCATAAGAACAAAGGAGTAACATTACAGATAATGCTGTCTTCAGTTATGGCTGGACCAATGAACAGTGTAGTTCTCTCTCAAACATGAGTATGTTGCCATCATTTATTCTTCCTTTTGCAGGCTGACTTCAAGAGCCCCCATGACTATGTGGCCTTTTCCTGGGCAAAAGATTATGAGGTTCCCATTAATGATCTTGTGAAGGTACGGAAAAatctgtcatacacacatacaccctggGACGTATGGACGGAGTGATGGAACAGTCTGTCACagtcagtgcgtgtgtgtgtgtacagtatgtgtgtgtgtgtgtgtgtgcataagagaGTTTTTCTTTGGCTACACTCTATACATAAATGAATGGCAATACAATTAAATTGAATATGCTTTTCTGGCTGTATGATTACACATATGTGTATGTAGGCCTCcactgtgcgcgtgtgtgtgtatgtacatgcgTGTGTTTCCCATGTGTCTAATCTAATGGCCTTGTTGACATAATGTAGGTGTGTATGAGGGGAGACGACCTTCCGCTGCTCTCTGGCCATTATATCCTCGGCTACTACAGCACCAACATGCAGAGCATCATTGGACTCAGCCCAACTTTTCAGGTACGTCAATCAATACCTCTGGTGCAATCTAACACCTGGTCAGCACCCGCATTAGCCACAACAGAGGGAAGATGATTGATCGATCACCGTTGTTTGGTCTGTTGCTGCGTCCCTTTAGATTCAGGAATCCAAACAAGCTGTCATGGATGGTCTTGTGCCGGAGAACATCAATGGACTGGACAAGTGAGACAGCCCAGAggtcccacagagagagagagatccacttGACCGCCGGCTGCGACCGAGCTGAACATTGCTGCGCACCTGCCGTTAGCCGCCGTTTGTTCTGCGCGCCTTCAATGCGTCTCCAAATGATGTACTTCTCACcatgtgtgattgtgtcagTGGAAGATCAGTTCTTTGATGAGTTCTGTCGTAAGTCTCTTGTGCTTTTAGGCTTTTATTTCCTCTTTTATTATGTCATTGCTattgttttgtctctctctgcgcCAATGAGAGCACCAGAATAGATGGTATTAATTGTTTTGGTTTAATTATGGAGATGATATGATCGTTTATGCATTAGCtaaagtatgcatgtgtgtgtgtgtatgtgtgtgtgtgtgtgtgtgtgtgtgtgtgtgtgtgtgtgtgtgtgtctgcaatgaGAAAACATATTTCTCATATCTCATTTCTCATATCTCATAAGTGCTCTCCTGAATATTGTACCTGTGTTGGATGCCTTTTTGTTCGTGGATTTGTCAGTGATTGCGTGCATGTTCATGTGGAATAAGAGTAGGCCTATTGACGATACAAATTGACAcactcatatcacacacacacacacacacacacacacacacacacacacacacacacacacacacacacaaacacacatacacatacacagacacacaaattgaTGCACAAATTTacgaatgagagaaagagatagagagagagagagagagaaattttcCAGTATGTTGATGTTGATTAATTTGATGTAAAGCATCCCCCCTGTATGGGGCATGGATATGTGATGATTTAATGCCTAccaaaatgataataatgataatggaTCACATTATTAAACAGTAAACAATAAAAAGTGTTCAGATGATGTCTGTTTCTTTGTGCACCAAGAATTAATATAACAACACCtgatacagtaaatgcatgAGCACacagtacaaatacacacacacacacacacacacacacacacacacacacacacacacacacacacacacacacacacacacacacacacacagagcttttcATTCATATGGGTAATTTGTCATAAttattatggttatgctatttagcGATTTAGCgacatacacataaaacaatacaataatttaaTATAACAGTGTGAACAATTTCAAATAGGTCAGACTACAGTACGAAGAAtaacaacataaacaataaacaatcaattcaaacaattaccc harbors:
- the inpp5kb gene encoding inositol polyphosphate 5-phosphatase K; this encodes MAEGLELPRARSDSSSSNTSQSTTGRLMLRQRLSQLLTCVEDLSSDEETNEEVSRTLDEAFSLCGRWTSKDLFSLLRSGLPKSGMYYRGMASVCQPACPSVLSLRLHMVTWNVATAEPPRDVTSLLRLDAPAAADLYVIGLQEVSATPVRYISDLIAEDSWSHLLMDTLAPKGYVKVTSIRMQGLLVLLFAKQAHVPFIRNVQTTYTRTGIYGYWGNKGGVSIRFSFYGHMLCFLNCHLAAHMNYALQRVDEFEYILDSQDFDVDNTPNILDHKAVFWFGDLNFRIADHGMHFLRSSIEGGRFNLLWTKDQLTMMKKKEPLLQQFEEGPLQFKPTYKFDRNSDTYDSSGKKRKPAWTDRILWRIRPKMDDDEGSTSSLVDDDEEYPLKVAQDVYTCNMEYGISDHKPVIGIFTLELRKRFEKPLVALEAEGVWSADEDVLASYTIQEAFPASAYDWVGLYKADFKSPHDYVAFSWAKDYEVPINDLVKVCMRGDDLPLLSGHYILGYYSTNMQSIIGLSPTFQIQESKQAVMDGLVPENINGLDK